A single genomic interval of Mycolicibacterium holsaticum DSM 44478 = JCM 12374 harbors:
- a CDS encoding OB-fold nucleic acid binding domain-containing protein — protein MATAEGYLRRLTRRLTEDPEQLDVEELSDEAAGTGAQKAIDCERGQEVTMVGTLRSVECNGKSSAAGVKAELFDGTDSVMLVWLGQRRIPGIESGRTLRVHGRVGKLDNGSKAIYNPHYEIQK, from the coding sequence ATGGCTACGGCCGAGGGGTATCTTCGCCGGCTCACCCGGCGGTTGACGGAGGACCCGGAGCAACTCGATGTCGAAGAGCTCAGCGACGAAGCCGCCGGCACCGGCGCGCAGAAGGCGATCGACTGCGAGCGGGGTCAAGAAGTGACGATGGTCGGCACGCTGCGCAGCGTGGAGTGCAACGGCAAGAGCAGTGCCGCCGGGGTCAAGGCCGAACTGTTCGACGGCACAGACTCGGTGATGCTGGTCTGGCTGGGCCAGCGCCGCATCCCGGGCATCGAATCGGGCCGCACCCTGCGGGTGCACGGGCGCGTCGGCAAGCTCGACAACGGATCGAAGGCCATCTACAACCCGCACTACGAGATTCAGAAGTGA
- a CDS encoding alpha/beta fold hydrolase — translation MDVILRGVTAVLLPGTGSDDDYVHRAFSAALEDAGAVMVTPAPQPDRLVAGYLDALDDAAREGVIAVGGVSIGAAVATAWALQHPARTVAVLAALPAWTGSPETAPAAMAARHSAQLLRAQGLDAATATMRASSPRWLADELARSWAGQWPSLPDAMEEAAGYVAPTCEELARLAVPMGVAGATDDPVHPVDVARQWVAAAPRTALRTITLDEMGVDPAVLGAACVAALRACDFGVVGHGERDEVHRNR, via the coding sequence ATGGACGTCATTCTGCGCGGGGTCACCGCGGTTCTGCTGCCCGGTACCGGATCCGACGACGACTACGTTCACCGGGCCTTCTCGGCCGCGCTTGAGGACGCCGGCGCGGTGATGGTTACGCCTGCGCCGCAACCCGATCGTCTCGTCGCGGGCTATCTCGATGCGCTGGACGACGCCGCCCGGGAGGGTGTGATCGCCGTCGGCGGGGTGTCGATCGGGGCTGCGGTCGCCACCGCGTGGGCGTTGCAGCATCCGGCTCGCACGGTCGCGGTGCTCGCGGCGCTGCCGGCGTGGACGGGCTCCCCGGAAACGGCGCCCGCCGCGATGGCTGCGCGCCATTCCGCGCAGTTGCTGCGCGCACAGGGTCTGGACGCGGCCACCGCGACGATGCGGGCGTCGAGCCCGCGGTGGCTGGCCGACGAACTGGCCCGCTCGTGGGCCGGGCAATGGCCGTCGCTGCCCGATGCGATGGAGGAAGCCGCCGGTTACGTCGCGCCGACCTGCGAGGAGTTGGCGCGGCTGGCCGTCCCGATGGGGGTCGCCGGGGCCACTGACGACCCGGTCCATCCCGTCGACGTCGCACGTCAGTGGGTCGCGGCGGCGCCGCGGACCGCGCTGCGCACGATCACGCTCGACGAGATGGGCGTCGACCCGGCGGTGTTGGGCGCGGCGTGTGTGGCGGCGCTACGCGCCTGCGATTTCGGTGTAGTTGGTCACGGTGAGCGTGACGAAGTACACCGAAATCGCTAA
- a CDS encoding DUF3710 domain-containing protein has product MAFGKRDNDDDTSEVADTGDELEGPFDIDDFDDPSVATVGRLDLGSVLIPLPEAGQVQVEVSQQGVPSAVWVVTPNGRFTIAAYAAPKSTGLWREIASELADSLRKDVPSVSIQDGPWGREVVGVAAGDPAQAGVVRFIGVDGYRWMIRCVVNGTQQSVDALAEEARNALADTVVRRGDTPMPVRTPLTVELPEPMAEQLRLAAEQAAAQQAQQSGEQPPLAEPSARRSVQGSAMQQLRTITGG; this is encoded by the coding sequence ATGGCATTCGGTAAACGAGACAACGACGACGACACCTCCGAGGTCGCCGACACCGGCGACGAGCTCGAAGGCCCCTTCGACATCGACGACTTCGACGACCCATCGGTGGCCACGGTGGGCCGGCTGGATCTGGGCTCGGTGCTGATCCCGCTGCCCGAGGCGGGCCAGGTGCAGGTGGAGGTCAGCCAACAGGGCGTGCCCAGCGCGGTCTGGGTCGTCACACCCAACGGCCGGTTCACCATCGCCGCCTACGCGGCGCCCAAATCGACAGGGCTGTGGCGTGAGATCGCCAGCGAACTGGCCGACTCGCTGCGCAAGGACGTGCCCTCGGTCAGCATCCAGGACGGCCCGTGGGGTCGCGAGGTCGTCGGCGTCGCAGCCGGGGATCCCGCCCAGGCCGGCGTGGTGCGGTTCATCGGCGTCGACGGCTACCGCTGGATGATCCGCTGCGTGGTCAACGGCACCCAGCAGAGCGTTGACGCGCTCGCCGAAGAGGCGCGAAATGCCTTGGCGGACACCGTAGTTCGACGCGGAGATACCCCGATGCCGGTACGTACCCCGCTAACCGTCGAACTGCCTGAGCCGATGGCCGAGCAACTGCGCCTGGCCGCCGAGCAGGCCGCCGCCCAGCAGGCGCAGCAGAGCGGTGAACAGCCGCCGCTGGCCGAGCCGTCCGCGCGGCGCAGCGTGCAGGGCTCGGCCATGCAACAGCTGCGCACCATCACCGGCGGTTAG
- the dut gene encoding dUTP diphosphatase yields MSTTLAVVRLDPDLPMPQRAHDGDAGVDLYSAVDVELAPGQRALVATGIAVAIPHGMVGLVHPRSGLAARVGLSIVNSPGTIDAGYRGEIKVALINLDPQAPIIVHRGDRIAQLLVQRVELPELVEVTSFDEAGLADTSRGDGGHGSSGGHASL; encoded by the coding sequence GTGTCCACCACTCTGGCGGTCGTGCGTCTGGACCCTGATCTGCCGATGCCGCAGCGTGCCCATGACGGCGATGCCGGCGTCGACCTCTACAGTGCAGTCGATGTCGAACTGGCGCCCGGTCAGCGCGCACTCGTCGCGACCGGCATCGCGGTCGCCATCCCGCACGGGATGGTCGGCCTGGTCCACCCCCGGTCGGGTTTGGCTGCCCGCGTTGGGCTTTCGATCGTGAACAGTCCCGGTACCATTGACGCTGGCTACCGCGGTGAAATCAAGGTCGCGCTGATCAACCTCGACCCCCAGGCGCCGATCATCGTGCACCGTGGAGACCGGATCGCACAGTTGCTCGTGCAGCGCGTCGAACTGCCCGAGCTGGTGGAGGTGACGTCATTCGACGAGGCGGGCCTTGCTGACACTTCCCGTGGCGACGGTGGCCACGGTTCCTCCGGCGGACATGCGAGTTTGTGA
- a CDS encoding DUF3093 domain-containing protein, translating into MSDTRATSQTVRYRERLWVPWWWWPPGLGLAALIAFEVNMGVTGVPNWLPFAVLLPVAAVALLWLGRTEVRVVSSVDDTELWVGAAHLPMSVVSRSAEVPRSAKSAALGRQLDPAAFVMHRAWVGPMVLLVLDDPDDPTPYWLVSCRHPDRVLSALRGPQ; encoded by the coding sequence GTGTCGGACACGCGTGCCACGTCGCAAACCGTGCGCTATCGGGAACGGTTGTGGGTGCCTTGGTGGTGGTGGCCGCCGGGTCTGGGCCTGGCCGCGCTGATCGCGTTCGAGGTGAACATGGGGGTGACCGGTGTGCCGAACTGGCTGCCGTTCGCGGTGCTGCTGCCGGTCGCCGCCGTCGCGCTGCTGTGGCTCGGCAGGACCGAGGTGCGCGTGGTCAGCAGCGTCGACGACACCGAATTGTGGGTGGGCGCGGCGCACCTGCCGATGAGCGTGGTCTCCCGTTCGGCCGAGGTGCCGCGCAGCGCCAAATCCGCCGCGCTGGGCCGCCAACTGGACCCGGCGGCCTTCGTCATGCACCGTGCGTGGGTGGGCCCCATGGTTCTTCTGGTTCTCGATGATCCCGACGATCCCACGCCGTACTGGCTGGTGAGCTGTCGTCATCCGGATCGTGTCCTGTCCGCGCTGCGCGGACCGCAGTAG
- a CDS encoding DUF4193 domain-containing protein, with protein sequence MATDYDAPRRTETDDVSEDSLEELKARRNEAQSAVVDVDESESAESFELPGADLSGEELSVRVIPKQADEFTCSSCFLVHHRSRLASEKNGVMLCTDCAA encoded by the coding sequence ATGGCTACGGATTACGACGCCCCACGGCGAACTGAGACCGACGATGTCTCAGAGGATTCACTCGAGGAACTGAAGGCGCGGCGCAACGAGGCCCAGTCTGCAGTCGTCGACGTCGACGAGTCAGAGTCCGCGGAATCCTTCGAGCTGCCAGGTGCCGACCTCTCCGGCGAGGAGCTGTCGGTGCGCGTGATTCCCAAGCAGGCCGACGAGTTCACCTGCTCCAGCTGCTTTCTTGTGCATCACCGCAGCCGACTGGCCAGCGAGAAGAACGGCGTAATGCTCTGCACCGACTGCGCGGCCTGA
- the cei gene encoding envelope integrity protein Cei, translating to MVAQITEGTAFDRHGRPFRRRHYVPAIVMFVALAVVTLFVWVVALNRPADVREAAVCNPPPAVTDPDAPPPPPLGEQVSRTEMTDVTPAKLADTKIRVLNASGQGGQAAEVAGALRDLGFADPTAANDSIYVGTRLECHGQIRFGPTGRAAAAAVWLVAPCTELFQDDRPDDTVDLALGTEFTELSSGDDIKAMLSSLRPDATQPADSALLSKIHTAAC from the coding sequence GTGGTCGCGCAAATCACCGAGGGCACCGCGTTCGACAGGCATGGTCGCCCCTTCCGTCGACGCCATTACGTGCCGGCCATCGTGATGTTCGTCGCGTTGGCGGTGGTGACGCTGTTCGTGTGGGTCGTCGCGCTGAACCGGCCGGCCGACGTGCGCGAGGCCGCCGTGTGCAACCCGCCACCGGCCGTGACGGATCCCGACGCGCCGCCGCCCCCGCCGCTCGGGGAGCAGGTGTCGCGCACGGAGATGACCGACGTGACGCCGGCCAAGCTCGCCGACACCAAGATCCGGGTCCTCAACGCCAGCGGCCAGGGCGGTCAGGCCGCCGAGGTGGCCGGCGCCCTGCGCGATCTGGGGTTCGCCGATCCCACCGCGGCCAACGACTCGATATACGTCGGTACCCGGCTCGAGTGCCACGGCCAGATCCGGTTCGGTCCGACCGGGCGCGCCGCGGCCGCCGCGGTCTGGTTGGTGGCGCCGTGCACCGAGTTGTTCCAGGACGACCGCCCCGACGACACCGTCGATCTGGCGCTCGGCACCGAGTTCACCGAGCTCAGCAGCGGCGACGACATCAAGGCGATGCTGTCCAGCCTGCGCCCCGATGCCACCCAGCCCGCCGACTCCGCGCTGCTGTCCAAGATCCACACCGCGGCCTGCTAA
- a CDS encoding inositol monophosphatase family protein, protein MSENNSDPVQLRSVAEQLASEAATFVLRRRAEVFGAAAADDPSAVRTKSSPTDPVTVVDTETERLLRDRLAVLRPGEPVLGEEEGGSPGAAEGQLTWVLDPIDGTVNFVYGIEAYAVSVGVQRDGVSVAGAIADVAKGALYSAALGHGARLQRAGVTTPLRCSTATELSTSLVGTGFGYDVERRRRQAEVLTRIVPAVRDVRRIGSCALDLCMVAAGQLDAYYEEGVQLWDWAAGALIATEAGATVRLPAADGGAGTPGPLVASAPAIADALIDALGLP, encoded by the coding sequence GTGAGCGAAAACAACTCCGACCCCGTGCAGTTGCGCTCGGTCGCCGAACAACTGGCCAGCGAGGCGGCGACGTTCGTGCTGCGCCGTCGCGCCGAGGTGTTCGGCGCCGCCGCCGCGGACGACCCGTCGGCGGTACGGACCAAGAGCAGCCCGACCGATCCCGTGACCGTCGTGGACACCGAGACCGAACGGCTGCTGCGTGACCGGTTGGCGGTGCTGCGCCCGGGCGAACCGGTGCTCGGCGAGGAGGAGGGCGGATCGCCGGGCGCCGCCGAGGGGCAGCTCACCTGGGTGCTCGACCCCATCGACGGGACGGTGAACTTCGTCTACGGAATCGAGGCGTACGCGGTGTCGGTGGGCGTGCAGCGCGACGGGGTGTCGGTGGCCGGCGCGATCGCCGACGTGGCCAAGGGGGCGCTGTACTCGGCCGCCCTTGGCCACGGTGCGCGGCTGCAGCGGGCCGGTGTGACGACGCCGCTGCGGTGCAGCACCGCCACCGAGCTCTCAACGTCGTTGGTGGGGACGGGATTTGGCTACGACGTCGAACGGCGGCGACGGCAGGCCGAAGTCCTGACCAGGATCGTGCCCGCGGTGCGCGACGTGCGCCGCATCGGCTCGTGCGCGCTGGACCTGTGCATGGTGGCCGCCGGGCAGCTCGACGCCTACTACGAGGAGGGCGTGCAGCTGTGGGATTGGGCCGCAGGTGCGCTGATCGCCACCGAGGCGGGCGCGACGGTGCGGTTGCCCGCCGCCGACGGTGGCGCCGGAACGCCGGGACCGCTCGTGGCCAGCGCGCCCGCCATCGCCGACGCGCTCATCGACGCGTTGGGCCTCCCGTAG
- the ppgK gene encoding polyphosphate--glucose phosphotransferase produces the protein MTATDFPPVDPSTGAGTQRRGFGVDVGGSGVKGGIVDLGTGALIGDRFKLPTPQPATPDAVAETIAAVVREFGWTERLGVTYPGVVVDGIVHTAANVDKGWLGANVRDVISAHLDGQPVTVLNDADAAGLAEEKYGAGRDNSGVIVLLTFGTGIGSAVIHNGVLLPNTEFGHLEVGGKEAEHRAASSVKEKKGWSYERWTREVTKVLVAIENAIWPDLFIAGGGISRKADKWIPLLANRTPVVAAALQNTAGIVGAAMAAEVDVTATAK, from the coding sequence ATGACCGCCACCGACTTCCCGCCCGTCGACCCGTCGACGGGCGCCGGTACGCAACGTCGCGGCTTCGGTGTCGACGTCGGCGGAAGCGGCGTCAAGGGCGGCATCGTCGACCTGGGCACCGGCGCGCTGATCGGTGACCGGTTCAAGCTGCCCACGCCCCAGCCCGCGACGCCCGACGCGGTCGCCGAGACGATCGCCGCGGTGGTGCGCGAGTTCGGCTGGACCGAGCGGCTCGGCGTCACCTACCCCGGCGTCGTGGTCGACGGCATCGTGCACACCGCCGCCAACGTGGACAAGGGCTGGCTGGGCGCCAACGTGCGCGACGTCATCAGCGCCCATCTGGACGGACAGCCCGTCACCGTCCTCAACGACGCCGACGCCGCGGGGCTCGCCGAGGAGAAGTACGGCGCAGGCCGCGACAACAGCGGGGTGATCGTGCTGCTCACGTTCGGCACCGGCATCGGTTCGGCGGTGATCCACAACGGCGTGCTACTGCCCAACACCGAGTTCGGCCACCTCGAGGTCGGCGGCAAAGAAGCCGAGCACCGCGCCGCGTCCTCGGTGAAGGAAAAGAAGGGCTGGAGCTATGAGCGCTGGACGCGTGAGGTGACGAAAGTGCTGGTAGCGATCGAAAACGCGATCTGGCCGGACCTGTTCATCGCCGGCGGCGGGATCAGCCGCAAGGCCGACAAATGGATCCCGCTGCTGGCGAACCGCACCCCCGTGGTGGCGGCCGCGCTGCAGAACACCGCCGGTATCGTCGGCGCCGCGATGGCCGCTGAGGTCGACGTCACAGCTACCGCCAAGTAG
- a CDS encoding RNA polymerase sigma factor produces MAATKASPATDEPVKRTATKTPAKKAPAAKSGSAGAAKTANGSPPAKKATKTKSRTAAKAAPAKAAAAKGKPAARATKAKTEAAGPRSRAKKATAAETKVDDVDTTEDLDVEPDADLDVEVDAADLELEDLDADDTEEAEEAVPAAAAAVEVTATDDDDEEIAEPSEKDKASGDFVWDEEESEALRQARKDAELTASADSVRAYLKQIGKVALLNAEEEVELAKRIEAGLYATQLMAEYTEKGEKLTTAQRRDMMWICRDGDRAKNHLLEANLRLVVSLAKRYTGRGMAFLDLIQEGNLGLIRAVEKFDYTKGYKFSTYATWWIRQAITRAMADQARTIRIPVHMVEVINKLGRIQRELLQDLGREPTPEELAKEMDITPEKVLEIQQYAREPISLDQTIGDEGDSQLGDFIEDSEAVVAVDAVSFTLLQDQLQSVLETLSEREAGVVRLRFGLTDGQPRTLDEIGQVYGVTRERIRQIESKTMSKLRHPSRSQVLRDYLD; encoded by the coding sequence GTGGCAGCGACAAAGGCAAGCCCGGCAACCGACGAGCCGGTAAAGCGCACCGCTACCAAGACCCCCGCCAAAAAGGCTCCAGCGGCGAAGTCCGGAAGTGCCGGGGCAGCTAAGACAGCCAACGGTTCGCCACCGGCCAAGAAGGCCACCAAGACCAAGAGCCGAACGGCCGCCAAAGCCGCTCCGGCCAAGGCCGCCGCCGCCAAGGGCAAGCCCGCGGCGCGGGCGACCAAGGCCAAGACCGAGGCAGCCGGCCCGCGTAGCCGGGCCAAGAAGGCCACCGCAGCGGAGACCAAAGTCGACGACGTCGACACCACCGAAGACCTTGACGTCGAACCCGACGCCGACCTCGACGTCGAGGTTGACGCCGCAGATCTCGAGCTCGAAGACCTCGACGCCGACGACACCGAAGAAGCCGAGGAAGCCGTGCCTGCCGCTGCAGCCGCCGTAGAAGTAACCGCCACCGACGACGACGACGAGGAGATCGCCGAGCCTTCCGAGAAGGACAAGGCGTCGGGCGACTTCGTCTGGGACGAAGAGGAATCCGAGGCGCTGCGGCAAGCCCGCAAGGACGCCGAGCTGACCGCCTCGGCGGACTCGGTACGCGCCTACCTCAAGCAGATCGGCAAGGTCGCGCTGCTCAACGCCGAGGAAGAGGTCGAGCTCGCCAAACGCATCGAGGCCGGCCTGTACGCCACCCAGCTGATGGCCGAGTACACCGAAAAAGGCGAGAAGCTCACCACCGCGCAGCGCCGCGACATGATGTGGATCTGCCGCGACGGGGACCGCGCGAAAAACCATCTGCTGGAGGCGAACCTGCGCCTGGTGGTGTCGCTGGCCAAGCGCTACACCGGCCGCGGCATGGCCTTCCTGGACCTGATCCAGGAAGGCAACCTGGGCCTGATCCGTGCGGTCGAGAAGTTCGACTACACCAAGGGCTACAAGTTCTCCACCTACGCCACGTGGTGGATCCGCCAGGCGATCACCCGCGCGATGGCCGACCAGGCCCGCACCATCCGCATCCCCGTGCACATGGTCGAGGTGATCAACAAGCTCGGCCGCATCCAGCGTGAGCTGCTGCAGGATCTGGGCCGCGAGCCCACGCCCGAAGAGCTGGCCAAGGAAATGGACATCACGCCGGAGAAGGTGCTGGAGATCCAGCAGTACGCGCGTGAGCCGATCTCGCTGGACCAGACCATCGGCGACGAAGGCGATTCGCAGCTGGGCGATTTCATCGAGGACTCCGAGGCCGTGGTGGCCGTCGACGCGGTGAGCTTCACGCTGCTGCAGGATCAGCTGCAGTCGGTGCTGGAGACGCTGTCCGAGCGCGAAGCCGGCGTCGTGCGGCTGCGGTTCGGGCTGACCGACGGCCAGCCCCGCACGCTCGACGAGATCGGCCAGGTCTACGGCGTGACCCGCGAGCGGATCCGCCAGATCGAGTCCAAGACGATGAGCAAGTTGCGCCACCCGAGCCGTTCGCAGGTGCTGCGCGACTACCTGGACTAG
- a CDS encoding FkbM family methyltransferase: MSIVTAVRARHRVNRELAAGEPELKLVPMLADPHRDFLDVGANDGVYSYFALGRFRQVVAVEAHPALIARLRRIMKSDNSVLAIALSDQVGETALHVPVRRGRAVTTRCSLQADANPGFALRTVTVPTTTVDQLGLDRLGVIKIDVEGHELKVLRGAAQTLATAKPVCIVECEERHNVGGVAQAFSFFGDLGYRGYFLHRGELRDGTDFDAATLQRAENAKAVGGGRSPDYVNNFLFVHRDNAEAVSRIRRELAAAASGRTAQRFLSRTLYVEGHDSRVSSPVNGVPLLPILMS; the protein is encoded by the coding sequence GTGAGCATCGTCACCGCTGTACGCGCCCGTCATCGCGTCAACCGTGAACTCGCCGCGGGGGAACCCGAACTCAAGTTGGTGCCGATGCTGGCCGATCCGCATCGCGACTTCCTCGACGTCGGGGCCAACGACGGAGTTTACTCATATTTCGCCTTGGGGCGATTTCGCCAGGTCGTCGCCGTGGAAGCGCACCCCGCCCTGATCGCCAGGCTGCGCCGAATCATGAAGAGCGACAATTCTGTACTGGCCATCGCACTGTCCGACCAAGTCGGCGAGACCGCGCTGCACGTGCCGGTCCGGCGGGGACGCGCGGTGACGACGCGCTGTTCCCTGCAGGCCGACGCCAACCCCGGGTTCGCGCTTCGCACGGTGACGGTGCCCACCACCACCGTCGACCAACTCGGACTCGACCGGCTCGGCGTGATCAAGATCGACGTCGAAGGACACGAGCTGAAGGTGTTGCGCGGCGCCGCGCAGACCTTGGCAACGGCGAAGCCGGTCTGCATCGTGGAGTGCGAAGAACGGCACAACGTCGGCGGTGTCGCCCAAGCGTTCTCGTTCTTCGGCGACCTGGGCTACCGCGGTTACTTCCTGCATCGCGGCGAACTGCGCGACGGGACGGACTTCGACGCGGCCACCCTGCAGCGGGCCGAGAACGCGAAGGCCGTCGGCGGGGGCCGCTCCCCCGACTACGTGAACAACTTCCTCTTCGTGCACCGCGACAACGCCGAGGCGGTGTCGCGGATCAGGCGGGAGCTGGCCGCGGCGGCTAGCGGCCGGACTGCTCAGCGCTTCTTGTCGCGCACCTTGTACGTCGAGGGCCACGACTCTCGGGTCTCGTCCCCGGTCAACGGTGTGCCCTTGCTGCCGATCTTGATGTCGTAG
- a CDS encoding DUF952 domain-containing protein, with the protein MPSQPVALVHLCSADEWNTARAAGEHRPASLEISGFVHLSTPEQVHLPANRLYGGRTDLVLLRIDPARLSSPIRWEPGVPADPMGMEFPHLYGPLPITAVISVTSYRPDADGRFAPLGPPDASPV; encoded by the coding sequence ATGCCATCGCAGCCCGTCGCACTGGTTCACCTCTGCAGCGCCGACGAGTGGAACACTGCCCGGGCCGCCGGTGAGCACCGGCCGGCCTCGCTGGAAATCTCCGGGTTCGTCCACCTGTCGACACCCGAGCAGGTGCATCTGCCCGCCAACCGACTCTACGGTGGCCGTACCGATTTGGTGCTGCTGCGCATCGACCCCGCACGACTGTCCTCTCCGATTCGCTGGGAACCCGGTGTGCCCGCTGATCCAATGGGCATGGAGTTCCCACACTTGTACGGTCCATTGCCGATAACGGCTGTGATCAGCGTCACTTCATATCGGCCGGACGCCGACGGGCGGTTTGCGCCGCTCGGGCCGCCGGACGCTTCGCCGGTGTAG
- a CDS encoding DUF7455 domain-containing protein, protein MNATLTSPELTRADRCDRCGAAARVRAKLPSGAELLFCQHHANEHEAKLIELAAVLEKSPVEV, encoded by the coding sequence ATGAACGCAACGCTCACCAGTCCCGAGTTGACCCGGGCTGACCGCTGCGACCGGTGCGGCGCCGCGGCGCGGGTGCGCGCCAAGCTTCCATCAGGTGCCGAGCTGCTGTTCTGCCAGCACCATGCCAACGAGCACGAGGCGAAGCTGATCGAGTTGGCCGCTGTGCTCGAGAAGAGCCCGGTGGAGGTCTGA
- a CDS encoding YihY/virulence factor BrkB family protein, translated as MTDDPSAPARPSRHHIWHIVKRTLSKSWDDSIFSESAQAAFWSALSLPPLLLGMLGSLAYVAPLFGPETLPMIETQIIDTAARFFSSNVVTEIIEPTVRDIVKGARGEVVSLGFVISLWAGSSAISAFVDSITEAHDQTPLRHPVRQRFFALGLYVVMLVLAIISAPFIALGPRKIAEYIPDSWDHVLRFGYYPGLVLALIVGVNILYRVSLPKPLPSHRLLLGSLLATVVFLLATFGLRFYLTWITATGYTYGALATPIAFLLFAFFLGFAIMIGAELNAAVQEEWPAPATHAKRLRWWLAEKAEALNGSTEAPPAPPAVDAAPAPAGTNGDRTTP; from the coding sequence ATGACAGATGACCCGTCGGCACCGGCTCGACCCTCACGCCACCACATTTGGCACATCGTCAAGCGCACGCTGTCCAAGAGCTGGGACGACTCGATCTTCTCGGAGTCGGCGCAGGCGGCGTTCTGGAGCGCGCTGTCCCTGCCGCCGCTGCTGCTGGGCATGCTCGGCAGCCTGGCGTACGTGGCGCCGCTGTTCGGTCCGGAGACGCTGCCGATGATCGAGACGCAGATCATCGACACGGCGGCCAGGTTCTTCTCGTCCAACGTCGTTACCGAGATCATCGAGCCGACGGTGCGCGACATCGTCAAGGGCGCCCGCGGCGAGGTGGTGTCGCTCGGCTTTGTGATCTCGCTGTGGGCGGGGTCCTCGGCCATCTCGGCCTTCGTCGACTCGATCACCGAGGCGCACGATCAAACGCCGCTGCGGCACCCGGTGCGCCAGCGGTTCTTCGCGCTGGGCCTGTACGTGGTGATGCTGGTGTTGGCGATCATCTCCGCCCCGTTCATCGCGTTGGGGCCGCGCAAGATCGCCGAGTACATCCCCGACAGCTGGGACCATGTGCTGCGGTTCGGCTACTACCCCGGGCTGGTGCTGGCGCTGATCGTCGGGGTGAACATTCTCTACCGGGTGTCGCTGCCCAAACCGCTGCCGTCACATCGGCTGCTGCTGGGATCGTTGCTGGCGACGGTGGTTTTCCTGCTGGCCACGTTCGGCCTGCGGTTCTATCTGACGTGGATCACGGCGACCGGCTACACCTACGGCGCCCTGGCAACACCGATCGCCTTCCTGCTTTTCGCGTTCTTTCTCGGCTTCGCGATCATGATCGGCGCCGAACTCAACGCCGCCGTCCAGGAGGAATGGCCGGCCCCGGCCACCCACGCCAAACGGCTCCGCTGGTGGCTGGCCGAAAAAGCCGAGGCGCTCAACGGATCCACCGAGGCGCCCCCCGCACCACCGGCCGTCGACGCCGCCCCCGCGCCTGCGGGAACGAACGGCGACCGGACTACCCCTTGA
- a CDS encoding DUF3039 domain-containing protein translates to MRTQTIERTDTDERVDDGTDSDIPKYFHYVKKDKIAESAVMGTHVVALCGEVFPVTKSAKPGSPVCPECKRIYEKLKG, encoded by the coding sequence ATGCGAACCCAGACCATCGAGCGCACCGACACCGACGAACGCGTCGACGACGGCACCGACAGCGACATCCCCAAGTACTTCCACTACGTCAAGAAGGACAAGATCGCCGAAAGCGCGGTCATGGGTACCCACGTCGTCGCGTTGTGCGGTGAGGTGTTCCCCGTCACGAAGTCGGCCAAGCCCGGCTCACCGGTGTGCCCGGAGTGCAAGCGGATCTACGAGAAGCTCAAGGGGTAG
- a CDS encoding DUF3099 domain-containing protein: protein MKHGQELSFDDDGRPVLITRAAPAYEEQHRQRVRKYLTLMSVRIPALLFAAIAYGIWHNGLISLAIVVISIPLPWMAVLIANDRPPRRADEPRRYTHSAHHDAVPSAEWPAIEGGERATPPAPPQVDVEQPEGDVPS from the coding sequence ATGAAACACGGCCAAGAGCTGAGTTTCGACGACGACGGACGGCCCGTCCTGATCACCCGCGCCGCCCCCGCCTACGAGGAACAGCACCGCCAACGGGTCCGTAAATACCTCACGCTCATGTCGGTTCGCATCCCGGCGTTGTTGTTCGCCGCGATCGCGTACGGCATCTGGCACAACGGGTTGATTTCGTTGGCGATCGTGGTGATCTCCATCCCGCTGCCGTGGATGGCGGTGCTGATCGCCAACGATCGGCCGCCGCGCCGCGCCGACGAGCCGCGCCGCTACACCCATTCGGCCCATCACGACGCGGTTCCCTCCGCCGAATGGCCCGCGATCGAAGGCGGCGAACGAGCGACGCCGCCAGCGCCACCGCAAGTGGACGTCGAGCAGCCCGAAGGTGATGTTCCCAGCTGA